The following proteins are co-located in the Castanea sativa cultivar Marrone di Chiusa Pesio chromosome 8, ASM4071231v1 genome:
- the LOC142608401 gene encoding uncharacterized protein LOC142608401: MWYLCMFFHRLLDYRKAEVESLAQLFLDDNDKWSSLEWRLPLHHHPDSPFHYVDLPSEDVARNIANRSILVKGMYEIWGEGSSYEELEECIRSYPDERKLPYLEPGTTFKITVDSFGKVISFQDQNDRIQRFTYIPFKGQVNLKNPDHKFWVMETDDYGSSNGLPPVDGRRIFFGREVGGADRSLLPTYQLKSRNYLGPTAMDAEMAFLMANQALATPGKLVYDPFVGTGSILVAAAHFGAMTMGADIDIRVVRDGRGPDCNVWSNFKQYGLPMPVGLLRADNNLPPWRPGLKEIFDAIICDPPYGVRAGGRKSGGRKLLKGTVDPYTVPDDKRTDHIPSTGAYSLVECVHDLLDLAARMLIMGGRLVFFYPVLREDDHVENHFPEHPCFKRIATSEQILSSRYSRVLLTMVKISPYTLEIAEAARIKHIDFRENHLKWLEDGNLHSAVFSPDPQLTATGDSKLSKEPKPKYRGKYV; this comes from the exons atgtggtATCTGTGTATGTTCTTCCACAGATTGTTAGATTACAGAAAAGCAGAGGTCGAATCTCTAGCACAACTCTTCTTAGACGACAACGACAAGTGGTCTTCGTTGGAGTGGAGGCTTCCGCTTCATCACCACCCTGACTCTCCTTTCCATTACGTCGACCTCCCTTCCGAGGATGTCGCTCGTAACATCGCCAATCGAA GTATACTTGTGAAGGGCATGTATGAAATTTGGGGAGAAGGGAGTAGCTATGAAGAATTGGAAGAGTGTATACGGAGCTATCCAGATGAGAGGAAGTTGCCATATTTGGAGCCTGGAACCACTTTCAAAATTACTGTTGATAGCTTTGGGAAAGTCATTAGCTTCCAAGACCAAAATGATCGAATTCAAAGATTTACCTACATTCCTTTCAAG GGTCAAGTTAATTTGAAGAATCCAGACCATAAGTTTTGGGTTATGGAAACTGATGACTATGGATCCAGTAATGGACTTCCACCAGTTGATGGAAGGAGAATCTTTTTTGGTCGGGAAGTTGGGGGTGCCGATAGGAGCCTTTTGCCAACGTATCAGTTAAAAAGCCGCAATTATCTTGGCCCAACTGCCATGGATGCAGAAATGGCTTTCTTAATGGCCAACCAAGCATTGGCCACACCGGGCAAACTTGTCTATGACCCATTTGTTGGCACTGGTAGCATTCTTGTCGCTGCAGCACACTTTGGAGCAATGACAATG GGTGCAGACATAGACATTAGGGTAGTTCGTGATGGGCGAGGCCCTGATTGTAATGTTTGGAGCAATTTTAAGCAG TATGGGTTACCAATGCCAGTTGGTCTGTTGAGGGCAGATAATAACCTTCCTCCATGGCGCCCTGGATTGAAAGAG ATATTTGATGCAATAATCTGTGATCCTCCTTATGGAGTTCGTGCTGGGGGACGTAAATCTGGTGGACGTAAGTTGCTGAAGGGGACTGTGGACCCTTATACCGTTCCTGATGACAAGAGGACAGACCACATACCATCCACTGGAGCTTACAGCTTAGTCGAGTGTGTCCATGATTTGCTTGACCTAGCTGCTAGGATGCTTATAATGGGGGGCAGGCTTGTTTTCTTTTACCCTGTATTGAGAGAAGATGATCATGTAGAAAACCATTTCCCAGAGCATCCGTGTTTCAAACGGATTGCTACTTCCGAGCAGATATTGAGCTCACGTTATAGCCGTGTATTACTGACCATGGTCAAGATAAGTCCTTACACTCTGGAAATTGCAGAGGCAGCTCGGATAAAACATATAGATTTCAGGGAAAACCATCTGAAGTGGTTAGAAGATGGTAATCTTCATTCTGCAGTTTTCAGTCCAGATCCTCAGTTAACTGCCACTGGTGATTCTAAACTCAGTAAAGAACCTAAGCCAAAATATAGAGGGAAATACGTATAG
- the LOC142606265 gene encoding uncharacterized protein LOC142606265: MSIDRPFAENLTPSPKKSRVEVGPALSFFDEDKVGTSQPHDNALVVTLQIRGYDVKRVLVDQGSSAEIMYPDLYKGLKLRPDDLTRYDSPLVGFDGKIVILKGQIRLPVQARLEVVEVDAYSPYSVIVARPWLHAMGTVPSTLHMKVKYPSGD, translated from the coding sequence ATGTCCATAGATCGGCCATTTGCCGAGAACTTAACCCCTAGTCCGAAGAAGAGCAGGGTGGAGGTCGGACCAGCCTTGAGCTTCTTTGACGAAGATAAAGTTGGAACCTCACAACCACATGACAATGCCCTAGTGGTTACCCTACAAATTAGGGGATATGATGTCAAGAGGGTGCTAGTAGATCAGGGCAGTAGCGCAGaaatcatgtaccctgacctatacAAAGGGCTGAAACTAAGGCCAGATGACCTAACTAGATATGATTCCCCTTTGGTGGGCTTCGATGGAAAGATTGTTATCCTAAAGGGGCAAATTAGACTGCCCGTGCAGGCAAGATTAGAAGTAGTGGAGGTGGATGCCTACTCCCCTTATAGCGTCATTGTGGCGAGGCCCTGGCTTCATGCTATGGGGACCGTCCCCTCCACCCTACACATGAAAGTAAAGTATCCATCTGGGGATTAG